Proteins encoded within one genomic window of Lysinibacillus sphaericus:
- a CDS encoding ethanolamine ammonia-lyase subunit EutB, with protein sequence MNVNLSVIFGGEKYNFQSLKDVMAKANEEKSGDQLAGIAAESVQQRIAAKAVLSELLVKDIRENPLVPPENDEVTRIIEGDINEQIYGEIKNWSIEQLREYILSNDTGDRELKRLSKGMNSEVIAAVTKLMSNLDLVHAANKVEILSTCNITIGQKGTLSSRLQPNHPTDNIDGIIASLKEGLSYGIGDAVIGINPVDDSVESVKKVLQATKEFITDWSIPTQNCVLAHITTQMKAIKQGAPADMIFQSIAGTEIANRSFGISADLIREAEELVKKQGTGTGPNLFYFETGQGSELSAEAHMGIDQVTLESRNYGFARHFNPYIVNTVVGFIGPEYLYNNKQVIRAGLEDHFMGKMHGIPMGVDICYTNHIKADQNDVEDLSVLLTAAGVNFIIAAPMGDDIMLNYQSMSFHDVATLLQTFGKTPAPEYLAWLEKMGIYENGRLSARAGDLSIFER encoded by the coding sequence ATGAACGTGAATCTATCGGTGATATTTGGTGGAGAAAAATATAATTTTCAGTCATTAAAAGATGTGATGGCTAAGGCCAATGAGGAAAAATCAGGAGATCAGCTAGCAGGGATTGCTGCTGAATCTGTCCAACAACGAATTGCAGCAAAAGCTGTTTTAAGTGAATTGTTAGTCAAGGATATACGCGAGAATCCGCTAGTTCCACCTGAAAATGATGAAGTGACACGTATTATTGAAGGCGATATTAATGAACAAATATATGGCGAAATAAAAAACTGGAGTATTGAACAGCTTCGAGAATACATTTTATCGAATGATACAGGTGATCGCGAGTTAAAACGTTTAAGTAAAGGCATGAATTCAGAAGTAATTGCAGCCGTTACGAAATTGATGTCTAACTTAGATCTTGTTCATGCAGCCAATAAAGTAGAAATCTTATCAACTTGCAATATTACGATAGGGCAAAAGGGTACGCTTTCTTCAAGACTACAGCCGAACCACCCAACAGACAATATCGATGGCATTATTGCCTCATTAAAAGAGGGATTGTCCTATGGAATCGGTGATGCAGTTATCGGCATTAACCCAGTAGATGATTCGGTCGAAAGCGTTAAAAAGGTGTTACAGGCGACAAAAGAATTTATTACTGATTGGTCGATTCCAACGCAGAACTGTGTATTGGCTCATATTACAACACAAATGAAAGCCATTAAGCAAGGAGCTCCTGCCGATATGATTTTCCAAAGTATTGCAGGGACAGAAATTGCAAACCGTTCGTTTGGCATTTCTGCTGACTTAATTCGAGAAGCAGAGGAACTCGTGAAGAAACAGGGAACGGGAACGGGCCCGAATTTATTTTACTTTGAAACTGGGCAAGGTTCCGAGCTCTCGGCTGAAGCACATATGGGCATAGACCAAGTAACACTCGAATCACGCAACTATGGATTTGCTAGACATTTTAATCCGTACATAGTCAACACAGTTGTTGGCTTTATTGGCCCTGAATATTTATATAACAACAAGCAAGTCATTCGGGCAGGGTTAGAAGATCATTTTATGGGTAAAATGCACGGCATTCCTATGGGCGTGGATATTTGTTACACCAATCATATTAAGGCTGACCAAAATGATGTGGAAGATTTAAGTGTGTTACTAACTGCAGCTGGTGTCAACTTTATTATTGCGGCACCGATGGGAGACGATATTATGCTGAACTATCAGTCTATGAGCTTCCATGATGTTGCAACATTACTCCAAACATTTGGTAAAACACCAGCACCTGAATATTTAGCTTGGTTAGAAAAAATGGGCATTTACGAAAATGGTCGTCTTTCAGCTAGAGCTGGCGATTTATCGATATTTGAAAGGTAG
- a CDS encoding ethanolamine ammonia-lyase reactivating factor EutA, which produces MKTEKIYSAGIDIGTSTTKMVVSSFLLKNVAGVTHVPRIEIIEKTVLHQSPIIKTPFVTKDIIDMEQIEKFIFQQYQLAQISPADISTGAIIITGESATKENAREVVHTLADAAGQFLVATAGPDLEGIIAAKGAGTVQQSKNTAKVIANIDIGGGTANIAVMQFGEVIGTCTLHVGGRLIEFQHGKVYSISPPIKQLMKHWSNPLQVGDSAEDVRVAQLIQEMADFLANTLSGQLQDAQHPLLLGHLPNWHKPVDAIVFSGGVASCIYDHDCSQRQYDDIGEKLANMLLQHEQLQAFLWLQPQETARATVTGAGTQTTEISGATIQVDADVLPLKNIPVFNCSGVATKAFDQIVKTAVDRADALFSLDDHRAPFALYFSELPYLSFEDVHALCEAILRYLGTRSSKDIPIIIVIQSDYAKVIGQTLQAINPTVPILCIDQIKVETGDYIDIGEVLPSGVVPIVVKTLAFHSK; this is translated from the coding sequence TTGAAGACAGAAAAAATTTATAGTGCAGGCATTGATATTGGGACAAGTACAACAAAGATGGTTGTCAGTAGTTTTCTGTTGAAAAATGTTGCTGGTGTGACCCATGTGCCACGAATAGAAATTATTGAAAAAACGGTGTTGCATCAAAGTCCTATTATTAAAACACCGTTTGTTACGAAAGACATTATTGATATGGAACAAATAGAAAAATTTATATTTCAGCAATATCAATTGGCTCAAATTTCACCAGCGGATATTTCAACAGGCGCCATTATTATTACAGGTGAATCTGCTACGAAAGAAAATGCTAGGGAGGTTGTCCATACCCTTGCAGATGCAGCTGGACAGTTTTTAGTTGCCACTGCTGGTCCGGATTTAGAAGGGATTATTGCTGCAAAAGGGGCGGGGACTGTGCAACAGTCCAAAAACACAGCTAAAGTAATTGCCAATATAGATATTGGTGGCGGTACGGCAAATATTGCAGTAATGCAGTTCGGTGAAGTGATCGGCACATGCACCTTACATGTTGGCGGTAGATTAATCGAATTTCAGCATGGCAAAGTCTATTCTATCTCACCTCCTATAAAGCAATTAATGAAGCATTGGTCTAATCCATTACAAGTAGGTGACTCTGCAGAAGACGTGCGCGTTGCACAACTTATTCAAGAAATGGCGGACTTTTTAGCTAACACGTTAAGCGGACAACTACAAGATGCACAACATCCATTATTGTTAGGACATTTACCAAATTGGCATAAGCCTGTGGATGCAATCGTTTTTTCAGGTGGTGTAGCTTCTTGCATTTATGATCATGATTGTTCGCAGCGCCAATATGATGATATTGGTGAAAAACTAGCGAACATGCTTTTACAACATGAGCAACTTCAAGCGTTTTTATGGCTACAGCCGCAGGAAACTGCTCGCGCTACAGTAACTGGAGCAGGAACCCAAACAACCGAAATTAGTGGTGCAACGATTCAAGTTGATGCGGATGTATTACCGTTAAAAAATATTCCTGTATTTAATTGCTCAGGTGTAGCAACGAAAGCGTTTGATCAAATCGTGAAGACAGCAGTGGACAGAGCAGATGCACTTTTTTCACTGGATGATCACCGCGCACCCTTTGCACTTTATTTTAGTGAGTTACCGTATTTAAGTTTTGAAGATGTCCATGCATTGTGCGAGGCCATTTTACGATACTTAGGAACAAGAAGCTCCAAGGACATACCAATTATCATAGTCATTCAATCAGATTATGCAAAGGTCATAGGGCAAACGCTACAAGCCATTAATCCAACAGTTCCTATACTATGCATCGATCAAATTAAAGTAGAAACAGGCGATTACATTGACATTGGGGAAGTGCTACCTTCTGGTGTTGTCCCCATTGTAGTGAAAACACTTGCTTTCCACTCAAAGTAA
- a CDS encoding EutP/PduV family microcompartment system protein, with protein MKNRVMIIGGVQAGKSTLMNALLGKDGQAIKTQALVFDDWIVDTPGEYIENPMYYRNIMATSLEVTHVIYLQDATSSRSVFPPQFSLGIPKIQIGVITKIDAPLADVERATALLKNVMTHGPIVKTSAWQKQGIELIAPLIQLRSDEEIRQFVKDRDSPYLIYCP; from the coding sequence ATGAAAAATCGAGTAATGATAATAGGTGGTGTGCAAGCTGGTAAATCAACGCTAATGAATGCGTTATTAGGCAAAGATGGACAAGCTATTAAAACCCAAGCACTCGTATTTGATGACTGGATTGTTGATACACCTGGAGAATATATAGAAAATCCAATGTACTACAGAAATATTATGGCAACATCACTTGAAGTAACACATGTGATTTATTTGCAAGATGCCACGTCATCAAGGAGTGTTTTTCCGCCGCAGTTTAGCTTGGGTATACCCAAAATTCAAATTGGTGTTATTACCAAAATTGATGCACCCCTTGCAGATGTAGAAAGAGCAACAGCATTGTTAAAAAATGTGATGACGCACGGTCCAATTGTGAAAACATCAGCATGGCAAAAGCAGGGCATTGAGTTGATTGCACCACTTATTCAACTGCGGTCAGACGAAGAAATTCGCCAGTTTGTCAAGGACCGTGATAGTCCCTATCTCATATATTGCCCATAG
- the eutS gene encoding ethanolamine utilization microcompartment protein EutS → MSEEKKRFIQEFVPGKQLTLSHLIANPDPDMFQKLGIQEAGALGIMTCTPSETVIIAGDLATKAANVKLGFLDRFTGSLVIVGSVSEVEMAMLEINRFLSEMLGYTPSKITKS, encoded by the coding sequence GTGAGTGAGGAAAAGAAACGTTTTATTCAGGAGTTTGTGCCGGGTAAGCAACTAACATTGAGTCATCTAATTGCAAATCCTGATCCAGATATGTTTCAAAAACTTGGTATACAAGAAGCAGGTGCGCTCGGCATTATGACTTGTACACCGAGCGAAACAGTTATTATTGCTGGGGATTTAGCAACAAAGGCAGCCAATGTAAAACTAGGTTTTTTAGACCGTTTTACTGGTAGTCTCGTTATTGTTGGCAGTGTATCTGAAGTAGAAATGGCGATGTTGGAGATTAATCGTTTTTTATCGGAAATGCTCGGTTATACGCCATCTAAAATAACGAAGTCATAG
- the eutH gene encoding ethanolamine utilization protein EutH, which yields MAMIGTIIVYIIMICAVLGAIGAIRDAEYGIGKEFMNGLHTVGHIFVPAAGIMAAIPYLTWFISHFISPIFELIGADPAIAATAILASDMGGYQLANALKESYEGWVMALVVGFMSGATIVFSIPMGLAMLDKRDHKYMALGIMAGVLTIPIGAFISSIMIVMFNTEVREVISTTSAPTYVFAISILQILLNLLPLFIFVILIALGLKLIPNGMIKGFMIFGRVMDAGIKLVLVFSIVEIFTGIFTKIFGAWGFDPIMADSVDQFRALETAGYIGIMLAGAFPMVYLIRKYASKPLETAGKKLGLSSVGSAGILATSANILAMFTLVRQMPPKDKVINIAFGVCSAFLLGDHLSFTANFQPTIILPVIAGKLLAGVLAIILAYKLSVPTALKLEQEDRKAGIIKEGEYLTDQKS from the coding sequence ATGGCAATGATAGGAACGATCATCGTTTATATTATTATGATTTGTGCAGTTTTAGGGGCAATCGGAGCGATTCGAGATGCAGAGTATGGAATTGGTAAAGAATTTATGAATGGACTCCATACAGTAGGTCATATTTTTGTACCAGCGGCAGGAATCATGGCAGCTATACCTTACTTAACGTGGTTTATTAGTCATTTTATTAGTCCGATTTTTGAATTGATTGGAGCTGACCCAGCAATTGCAGCTACAGCAATTTTAGCGTCGGACATGGGGGGATATCAATTAGCAAATGCTTTAAAAGAGTCGTATGAAGGATGGGTGATGGCGCTTGTCGTTGGTTTTATGTCAGGTGCAACCATTGTATTCTCGATTCCAATGGGGCTTGCGATGTTAGACAAGCGTGATCATAAGTATATGGCATTAGGCATTATGGCAGGCGTATTAACGATTCCGATTGGTGCATTTATTTCGTCGATTATGATTGTGATGTTTAACACAGAGGTTCGTGAAGTGATTAGTACAACATCTGCACCAACCTATGTGTTTGCCATTTCTATTTTACAAATATTACTTAATTTATTACCGTTATTTATTTTTGTTATCTTAATTGCGTTAGGGCTAAAGCTTATCCCGAATGGCATGATCAAAGGGTTTATGATTTTCGGTCGTGTGATGGATGCAGGTATTAAGCTTGTGCTTGTATTCTCTATTGTCGAAATTTTCACAGGCATTTTTACTAAGATTTTTGGGGCATGGGGCTTTGATCCCATCATGGCAGATAGTGTCGACCAATTCCGAGCATTAGAAACGGCTGGCTATATCGGTATTATGTTAGCGGGTGCATTCCCAATGGTGTACTTAATAAGAAAATATGCTTCTAAACCGCTCGAGACAGCAGGGAAGAAATTAGGTCTTTCTTCAGTAGGAAGTGCAGGGATTTTAGCGACAAGTGCTAATATTTTGGCCATGTTTACACTTGTTCGTCAGATGCCACCAAAAGATAAAGTGATCAACATTGCTTTCGGGGTTTGTTCAGCATTCCTTTTAGGCGACCATTTATCCTTTACGGCTAATTTCCAACCAACGATTATATTACCTGTTATAGCAGGGAAGCTTTTAGCAGGAGTGCTTGCCATAATTTTAGCTTACAAGCTATCAGTACCGACCGCATTAAAACTAGAACAAGAGGATCGTAAGGCAGGCATTATTAAAGAGGGAGAATATTTAACAGATCAAAAGTCTTGA
- a CDS encoding ANTAR domain-containing response regulator, which translates to MTRKVMIVEDESLIAIDLKFMLEDNGYEVVAQANNGESAIELAYTHKPQLILMDIKMPKLDGLKASKIIEQQLGIPVLFISAYSEKELLLYMKQDNILGYVMKPFSEKNVLPALEVAFHQIDKFNRLNGELLHKQSEIEKRKVIERAKGLLMQVENLSEDEAYKKIRNESMQSQQEMVTIAKRIINTLQVNR; encoded by the coding sequence ATGACTAGGAAAGTTATGATTGTCGAAGATGAATCACTTATTGCAATTGATTTGAAGTTTATGCTAGAAGATAATGGTTACGAAGTAGTAGCACAGGCAAATAATGGCGAATCTGCGATTGAACTAGCTTATACACATAAGCCTCAGCTGATACTAATGGACATCAAAATGCCGAAGCTAGATGGACTAAAGGCGAGTAAAATTATTGAACAGCAGCTCGGTATACCAGTGCTTTTTATATCTGCTTATAGTGAAAAAGAATTGTTATTATACATGAAACAGGATAATATTTTAGGGTATGTTATGAAACCGTTTTCTGAGAAAAATGTCCTACCAGCGTTGGAAGTGGCGTTTCATCAAATCGATAAATTTAACCGTTTAAACGGAGAGTTATTGCATAAGCAAAGCGAGATAGAAAAGCGAAAAGTCATCGAACGAGCGAAAGGTTTACTGATGCAAGTAGAAAATCTTAGTGAAGACGAGGCATATAAAAAAATTCGCAATGAGAGTATGCAAAGTCAACAGGAAATGGTAACAATTGCAAAACGAATTATAAATACATTACAAGTAAATAGATGA
- a CDS encoding histidine kinase N-terminal domain-containing protein, producing the protein MCSKYTSLSGKDIEKLVEIETTLSYYAELTDCYMFIDCMMENLPHAIVVAEAFPTKEIGLYEKSVIGKFVFESFEPAVFAAFKHKERSSISRAITQEGLTVEQNVVPLFNDDGQVIAVLIQEKKVKMQTAPKDDFQNMPFALIEHIVEPNAQPIPVVSDLLVESIILTNHENKVIYSNPAGYRFITELSGLENFDNVALDKILPFLQEVYDKGDDVFFLEITIDRKSFIVKKIPIRSQNDKVTLLIIHDLTELKLKENELMMKTFAIREIHHRVKNNLQTVTSLLRLQMRNDLAASNASAFQEALNRIYSISSVYELILENEDNAEEKVDVIALSKKIGYKMVGTSHTAAIQLIFHHDELQLYCHSKKAVSLALIICELLQNALKYAFIDREEGTIDIKFLQDASSISLHISDNGVGMQEVKASFGMEIITRLVEYDLAGTFTIIPSEQGTHTQIQFPVSEEVFILND; encoded by the coding sequence TTGTGTAGTAAATATACAAGCTTATCAGGTAAGGATATCGAGAAGTTAGTAGAAATTGAAACTACACTATCTTATTATGCTGAGTTGACAGATTGCTATATGTTCATAGATTGTATGATGGAAAATTTACCACATGCAATTGTTGTAGCAGAGGCATTCCCTACAAAAGAAATTGGTTTATATGAAAAATCAGTGATTGGAAAATTTGTCTTTGAAAGCTTCGAGCCAGCAGTATTTGCAGCTTTTAAACATAAAGAAAGATCATCCATTTCGAGAGCAATCACACAGGAAGGTCTAACTGTAGAACAAAACGTTGTCCCCCTCTTTAATGATGATGGACAGGTTATCGCCGTGTTGATTCAAGAAAAAAAGGTTAAGATGCAAACTGCACCAAAGGATGATTTTCAAAATATGCCTTTTGCATTAATTGAACATATTGTCGAACCCAACGCGCAGCCAATTCCAGTTGTGTCTGATTTATTAGTAGAGTCAATTATTCTGACAAATCATGAAAATAAGGTCATTTATAGCAATCCTGCAGGATACCGATTTATAACGGAACTTTCAGGACTAGAAAATTTCGATAATGTTGCTTTGGATAAAATATTACCTTTTTTACAAGAGGTCTATGATAAAGGCGATGATGTCTTTTTCTTAGAAATTACGATTGATCGTAAATCTTTTATTGTGAAAAAAATTCCTATCCGCAGTCAAAATGATAAAGTGACACTGCTTATTATTCATGATCTAACAGAGCTAAAGCTGAAAGAAAATGAACTGATGATGAAAACATTTGCTATACGGGAAATTCATCATCGTGTAAAAAATAATTTACAAACGGTTACAAGCCTATTGCGACTGCAAATGCGCAATGACCTAGCGGCTTCAAATGCAAGTGCTTTTCAGGAAGCATTAAATCGCATTTATAGTATTTCTTCTGTTTACGAACTTATTTTAGAAAATGAGGATAATGCGGAAGAAAAAGTGGATGTTATCGCTTTGTCTAAAAAAATAGGGTATAAAATGGTTGGCACTTCTCATACAGCAGCCATTCAATTAATCTTCCATCACGATGAACTACAGCTATATTGTCATTCTAAAAAGGCGGTTTCACTCGCATTAATTATTTGTGAGTTATTACAAAATGCTTTAAAGTATGCTTTTATTGATCGTGAGGAAGGAACAATTGATATAAAATTTCTTCAGGATGCATCTTCTATTTCACTTCATATTTCCGACAACGGCGTTGGGATGCAAGAGGTGAAGGCATCTTTTGGAATGGAGATTATTACAAGACTTGTTGAATATGATTTAGCTGGCACATTTACAATTATCCCTAGTGAACAAGGTACACATACTCAAATTCAGTTTCCTGTAAGTGAGGAGGTATTTATCCTAAATGACTAG
- a CDS encoding ATP-dependent DNA helicase, whose protein sequence is MRKSLPFALTKDRSFFESLGDWMGDVLYDELPEKGFECRDEQIFMAYQIEQALKEKNVLFAEAGVGTGKTIAYLLPAVSYARYTGKPALIACADETLIDQLVKEGGDIYKLQKTLGLEIDVRLAKSRDQYLCLKRFEEAEKVETDEWIDDIAFSIPDGVYAQGSMIAVQPYGDRSDYPTVSDEDWHKVNYNAIMQCSVCDLRNRCGQTLHRAHYRKSTDLIICSQDFLMEHLATKESREREGQLALLPEVSMMVLDEGHLLEYAAQKAMTYKVQATTIVPLLERLMVDGVRERTLYAMEKLQDDHELFFDQLRDDIVASEEERKRINKSVTLLKYGKQLIADVDVLLEEFVFESEMYMIPEYELNMAEEYLEQYQASLRIFTAQGDAVDWLEETDGEETLVIMPRLITEVLEEKLFSKKLPIVFSSATLSVNKDFSYIAYSLGIHNYQSFSVPSPFDYEAVMRIYLHELSQNNKTARVQQLLRDGEKTLILFKSKQAMLNFKAELPLMERMYVAFEGDRELSAIVRDFQEGTVKTLCSYHLWEGLDLPEEALTRVIIYDLPFPPHDPLFDAKRTFAENPYEEVELPFMQLRLQQGMGRLIRTSNDHGDIHILLNEEEAKQQKTFENILAVTAEIK, encoded by the coding sequence TTGCGTAAATCTTTACCATTTGCATTAACGAAGGATCGCTCGTTTTTCGAGTCATTAGGTGACTGGATGGGCGATGTCCTTTATGATGAATTACCAGAAAAAGGATTTGAATGCCGTGATGAGCAAATTTTCATGGCCTATCAAATTGAACAGGCGTTAAAAGAAAAAAATGTGTTATTTGCTGAAGCTGGAGTAGGAACAGGAAAAACCATTGCCTATTTACTGCCGGCTGTATCCTATGCACGCTATACAGGTAAACCAGCGCTAATTGCCTGTGCAGATGAAACATTAATCGACCAGCTCGTGAAAGAGGGCGGCGATATTTATAAATTACAAAAAACACTCGGTTTAGAAATTGATGTCCGTTTAGCAAAATCACGTGATCAATATTTATGCTTAAAGCGTTTCGAAGAAGCAGAAAAAGTCGAAACGGATGAGTGGATCGATGATATTGCTTTTTCAATTCCCGATGGTGTCTATGCACAAGGCTCGATGATTGCAGTCCAACCATATGGTGATCGCAGTGATTATCCAACGGTTAGTGATGAAGATTGGCATAAAGTGAATTATAATGCGATTATGCAATGTTCAGTATGTGATTTGCGTAATCGCTGTGGTCAAACATTACATCGTGCACATTATCGTAAATCAACGGATTTAATTATTTGCTCGCAAGACTTTTTAATGGAGCATTTAGCAACGAAAGAGTCCCGTGAACGTGAAGGGCAGTTAGCGTTACTTCCCGAAGTATCAATGATGGTGCTAGATGAGGGGCATTTATTGGAATATGCGGCGCAAAAAGCAATGACATATAAGGTGCAGGCAACGACGATTGTTCCTCTGTTAGAGCGTTTAATGGTAGATGGAGTACGTGAACGAACTTTGTATGCAATGGAAAAATTGCAAGACGATCACGAACTATTTTTCGATCAGTTGCGTGATGATATTGTGGCGTCTGAGGAAGAACGGAAGCGTATTAATAAATCTGTAACACTTTTAAAGTATGGTAAACAATTGATTGCCGATGTAGATGTACTACTAGAAGAATTTGTTTTTGAATCAGAAATGTATATGATTCCAGAGTATGAGTTAAATATGGCAGAGGAATATTTAGAGCAATATCAAGCGTCACTTCGCATTTTTACTGCACAAGGCGATGCTGTTGATTGGTTAGAGGAAACAGATGGTGAAGAAACATTAGTTATTATGCCACGACTGATTACAGAAGTTTTAGAAGAAAAGTTATTCTCAAAAAAGCTTCCAATCGTATTTTCTTCTGCAACATTATCTGTCAATAAGGATTTCTCCTATATTGCTTATAGTCTTGGTATCCATAATTACCAATCTTTCTCAGTTCCATCACCGTTTGATTATGAAGCAGTGATGAGAATTTATTTACATGAGCTATCTCAAAATAATAAAACAGCCCGTGTCCAACAATTGTTACGAGACGGTGAGAAAACATTAATATTATTCAAATCAAAACAAGCGATGTTAAACTTTAAAGCAGAATTACCACTAATGGAGCGAATGTATGTGGCGTTTGAAGGAGATCGTGAACTATCAGCTATTGTTCGTGATTTCCAAGAAGGTACAGTAAAAACACTATGTTCCTACCATTTATGGGAAGGTTTAGATTTGCCAGAAGAGGCGCTAACACGTGTGATAATATATGACTTACCTTTCCCACCACATGATCCATTATTTGACGCGAAACGGACGTTTGCTGAAAATCCGTATGAAGAAGTAGAGTTACCATTTATGCAATTGCGTTTGCAACAAGGAATGGGACGATTAATTCGCACATCGAATGATCATGGCGATATTCATATATTGTTAAATGAGGAAGAAGCGAAACAGCAGAAAACATTTGAAAATATTTTAGCAGTGACAGCAGAAATAAAGTAA
- a CDS encoding THUMP domain-containing class I SAM-dependent RNA methyltransferase codes for MANYKLVATAAMGLEAIVAQEVQALGYKTTVENGKVYFEGDETAIARANLWLRVADRVKIVVGQFPAKSFEQLFESVKALPWEKYLPVDASFPVSGKSVKSKLFSVPDCQAITKKAIVERMKQHYKRLGFLDESGATYKIEVSILKDVATLTIDTSGAGLHKRGYRQAQGEAPLKETLAAALVQISKWNPNRPFVDPFCGSGTIALEAAMYGQNIAPGYNREFISESWPWMKAKIWDAVRDEADSIANYDQPLEIFGSDIDHRMVSIAQENALEAGFGDIITFKQMQARDFTTQLTDGVMIGNPPYGERIGDVEVVEQVIRDLGQVMKNYPTWSVYMLSSMKNFEELYGRQTTKKRKLFNGFIETNYYQYWGQKSKRD; via the coding sequence ATGGCAAACTATAAATTAGTCGCAACAGCTGCAATGGGCTTAGAAGCGATTGTAGCACAAGAAGTACAGGCACTCGGTTATAAAACGACAGTCGAAAATGGCAAAGTTTATTTTGAGGGTGATGAAACGGCCATTGCTCGTGCCAACTTATGGTTACGTGTAGCAGATCGAGTGAAAATTGTTGTAGGACAATTTCCTGCAAAGTCTTTTGAACAATTGTTTGAAAGTGTAAAGGCACTACCATGGGAAAAATATTTACCGGTGGATGCATCTTTTCCTGTTTCAGGGAAATCAGTAAAGTCTAAATTATTTAGTGTGCCAGATTGTCAAGCGATTACCAAAAAAGCAATCGTAGAACGCATGAAGCAACACTACAAACGCCTTGGTTTTTTAGATGAATCAGGTGCAACATACAAAATTGAAGTTTCAATCTTAAAAGATGTGGCTACACTTACTATTGATACTTCTGGCGCTGGCTTACATAAGCGGGGCTACCGACAAGCGCAAGGGGAAGCACCGCTAAAAGAAACATTAGCCGCTGCACTTGTTCAGATTTCTAAATGGAATCCGAACCGTCCGTTTGTCGATCCATTTTGTGGTTCAGGTACAATTGCCCTAGAAGCAGCAATGTATGGACAAAATATCGCACCAGGCTATAATCGAGAATTTATTTCGGAAAGTTGGCCGTGGATGAAAGCGAAAATTTGGGATGCTGTGCGAGATGAAGCGGATAGTATAGCCAACTATGACCAACCACTTGAAATTTTCGGATCAGATATTGACCATCGCATGGTAAGTATTGCACAAGAAAACGCGCTAGAAGCAGGTTTTGGGGATATTATTACGTTTAAACAAATGCAAGCTCGTGATTTTACAACACAGCTAACAGATGGTGTAATGATTGGGAACCCTCCATATGGAGAGCGTATTGGCGATGTAGAAGTTGTAGAGCAAGTCATTCGTGATTTAGGACAAGTCATGAAAAACTACCCAACTTGGTCGGTATATATGCTATCCTCCATGAAAAACTTCGAAGAATTATACGGTCGTCAAACAACGAAAAAACGTAAATTATTCAATGGTTTTATTGAAACAAATTATTATCAATATTGGGGACAAAAGTCCAAGAGAGACTAA